One Coffea arabica cultivar ET-39 unplaced genomic scaffold, Coffea Arabica ET-39 HiFi ptg000014l, whole genome shotgun sequence DNA segment encodes these proteins:
- the LOC113708413 gene encoding uncharacterized protein has protein sequence MTFQIKSYQPQHTCVMVKNCAKATSDWMVKKLVGVMRDHPNMTSKGVEAELRKYGVKPTKIQIFRAKNKALVEIEGTHAESYSKLPKYAELFRAQKLGFLEDCRPFVGFDGCFLKGPFGGVLMTAVALDANNSVFLIVFAGLNLAYEEIFPDAIGRHCYGHIYSNFKSQFPSILHRSFFWKVAKSYDVVGYNEPMASIKDINREAWKYLDKIPKSFWCRHVFSPQFKCDHVTNNIIESFNNWVSDLRGKLILTLVDGLRRKFMKNLHKRYQKGCTLTANITPRIAEKLTEISQASRKCEMYMASEDTFEIGDLDRSYIVVLSKKFCDCGVFQISRIPCKHAALGIMYRREKLEHYYEAWFTKDMYLKAYSAMIHPIPDVKRWLAMPDLLPKTVLPPPLRRAPGRPRVNQRREADKGASSSQPKRSSTLKCRNCGAAGHNKRAYKGPPVQKRTANRTPTELMTNRRDRPGRGMASTSLLGAVLRNYVCRGFQSLTNTLILRDHAEGNVPIVHSNQGSNPSPTDHNGGVNV, from the exons ATGACTTTTCAGATTAAAAGTTACCAACCACAGCACACTTGTGTGATGGTTAAAAACTGTGCTAAAGCCACATCTGACTGGATGGTCAAAAAGCTGGTTGGTGTCATGAGAGATCATCCTAATATGACCAGCAAAGGTGTAGAGGCAGAGTTGAGGAAGTATGGTGTGAAGCCAACTAAAATACAGATTTTCAGAGCTAAGAACAAAGCACTTGTTGAAATAGAAGGCACACATGCTGAATCTTATTCTAAACTTCCAAAATATGCTGAACT CTTTAGAGCTCAAAAGCTGGGATTCCTAGAAGATTGTAGGCCTTTTGTGGGATTTGATGGATGTTTCTTGAAGGGGCCATTTGGAGGTGTGCTTATGACAGCAGTTGCTTTGGATGCAAACAATAGTGTATTTCTAATAGTATTTGCT GGATTGAATCTTGCTTATGAGGAGATATTTCCTGATGCAATTGGACGGCATTGTTATGGGCATATATACAGCAATTTCAAGTCTCAATTTCCAAGTATATTACATAGAAGTTTCTTTTGGAAGGTAGCAAAAAGTTATGATGTTGTTGGCTATAATGAACCAATGGCAAGTATTAAAGATATTAACAGAGAGGCTTGGAAATATCTGGATAAAATTCCAAAAAGTTTCTGGTGTAGGCATGTTTTCTCACCTCAATTTAAGTGTGATCATGTCACAAATAATATCATTGAATCCTTTAATAATTGGGTTAGTGATCTTAGAGGAAAGCTTATACTGACATTAGTGGATGGTTTGAGGAGAAAGTTCATGAAAAACCTGCACAAGAGATACCAGAAAGGTTGCACCTTGACTGCTAATATCACTCCTAGAATTGCTGAGAAACTCACAGAAATTAGCCAAGCATCAAGAAAATGTGAGATGTATATGGCTAGTGAAGACACATTCGAGATTGGTGATCTGGATAGAAGCTACATAGTTGTTCTGAGCAAGAAGTTTTGTGATTGTGGTGTTTTTCAGATATCTAGAATTCCATGTAAACATGCAGCACTAGGAATTATGTACAGGAGAGAAAAATTGGAACATTACTATGAAGCTTGGTTCACAAAAGACATGTATTTGAAGGCATACTCTGCAATGATTCATCCTATTCCTGATGTGAAGAGATGGCTAGCTATGCCTGATTTGCTCCCAAAAACTGTGTTGCCACCTCCTTTGCGAAGAGCTCCTGGTAGACCAAGAGTAAATCAAAGAAGGGAAGCTGATAAGGGAGCTTCTTCTTCACAACCAAAAAGGTCAAGTACTCTCAAGTGTAGAAATTGTGGAGCTGCAGGTCATAATAAGAGGGCCTACAAAGGACCACCTGTTCAAAAAAGGACTGCAAACAGAACCCCTACTGAACTG ATGACAAATAGAAGAGACAGACCAGGCAGAGGAATGGCCAGCACAAGCTTATTAGGAGCTGTTCTTCGG AATTATGTATGCAGAGGTTTCCAGAGCCTTACAAATACTCTCATTTTACGGGATCATGCAGAAGGAAATGTACCTATAGTTCATTCCAATCAAGGGAGCAATCCTAGTCCTACTGATCATAATGGAGGTGTTAACGTGTAG